The Lycium barbarum isolate Lr01 chromosome 10, ASM1917538v2, whole genome shotgun sequence genome includes a region encoding these proteins:
- the LOC132612645 gene encoding uncharacterized protein LOC132612645, translated as MMLEARDNIEQEIWWEPKIGSSNIWFDNWTKLGALSYVVPQSWQINEQAEDVSELMTDGRWNISKLMQLFPEDIVQHIIQEIDIKYASNEWDRPWWMMTSSGKFTFKVPIDEVVASIGIPLVSKCCCCHNAQMETMNHLFLCGDLATKVKHAIRSWWEAKCHFKMKSIFKAVPAFVVWQIWKWRNNRLHGGTMNLNIVLYDINMNIHMLCKIQFPGLNIPTTWQHIVQFFEEYKPTVICRLIKWRRPVSGVFKCNTDGAAKGNPGPSSAAFCIRNDVGDLVYAAAKTLTDGTNIVAEAEAIRMGMRYCVEKHLFPLIIETDSMSMKMILKEEWKVPWSISILVDDIKRMMEDQTVAVEHIHREGNGLADFLTNLVFNFAGTLQFHSFQELPSQAKRILNIDKREIPNLRIRTIQDKAPD; from the exons atgatgttggaagcTAGGGATAATATAGAACAGGAAATCTGGTGGGAGCCTaagattggaagttcaaacatttggtttgataattggactaaACTAGGTGCTCTTAGTTATGTGGTTCCACAGTCCTGGCAAATCAATGAGCAGGCTGAAGATGTTTCTGAACTTATGACAGATGGAAGATGGAATATCAGCAAACTCATGCAGCTTTTTCCTGAAGATATTGTGCAGCATATAATACAGGAAATTGACATTAAatatgcatcaaatgaatgggatagaccttggtggatgatgacaagttCAGGCAAAtttaca TTTAAAGTCCCAATTGATGAGGTGGTGGCAAGTATTGGCATTCCTTTAGTTTCAAAGTGTTGTTGCTGTCATAATGCTCAGATGGAGACAATGAATCATCTATTTCTGTGTGGAGATTTGGCTACAAAG GTAAAACATGCTATAAGAagttggtgggaagcaaaatgccacttcaaaatgaaatccatatttaaaGCAGTGCCTGCTTTTGTTGTatggcaaatatggaagtggagaaacaataggCTTCATGGTGGTACAATGAATCTGAATATAGTGCTATATGATATAAACATGAATATTCATATGTTGTGTAAAATTCAGTTTCCTGGGCTGAATATTCCAACTACTTGGCAGCACATTGTTCAGTTCTTTGAAGAATATAAGCCTACTGTTATATGCAGACTTATTAAATGGAGGAGACCTGTATCTGGTGTTTTcaagtgtaatactgatggagctgctaaaggaaatccaggtCCAAGTTCTGCAGCTTTTTGTATAAGAAATGATGTGGGAGACTTGGTGTATGCAGCTGCAAAAACTTTGACAGATggaacaaatattgtggctgaggctGAGGCTATTAGGATGGGAATGAGGTATTGTGTGGAAAAACATCTTTTCCCATTGATCATAGAGACTGATTCCATGTCTATGAAGATGATTTTAAAGGAAGAATGGAAGGTCCCTTGGAGCATCTCAATACTGGTGGATGATATCAAGAGAATGATGGAGGATCAAACAGTAGctgtggagcatatacatagagaGGGCAATGGGCtggcagattttttaactaacttggtTTTTAATTTTGCAGGTACACTTCAGTTTCATAGTTTTCAAGAATTACCAAGTCAAGCCAAGAGGATTCTGAACATAGACAAGAGAGAAATCCCAAATTTGAGAATAAGAACCATCCAAGATAAAGCACCAGACTGA